AGGTGCCGTACTCATGCAGCGCAGGCCAGCTACTTAGCGCCACCCAATCCACAGCCTGTCACTCTTGCACTCCTCTGTGGGTGTATGCTTGTAGCCTTacggatttttatttatttatttaactattatttttttatgtaagagggaaacccagccaagagcaacaaatactgtgaattaaaaaagaaagaaaaaaaaaatcactgagaTGCTCGCTTAATTTGTACTTACTATATGGAAAAGTAGTATTTATTCTTCTGCTGTACTAttccttcttatttatatttctctttttcctgttcttttttccttatcctgACCACAGCTCCTCCAAACTGCCTCCAATACTACACAGACTACTCTGGAACCATCAATTCCTTCAACTACCAGGTAAGTCAGACAGTAAGTCAGTCACTTAGTCACCCAAACATTCACTCACTTGCTCAAACAACTAGCCAGTCAGGTTGTCAGTCGGTCAGGCAATCAGTTTACCAATAAAACAGTTAGTCCgtcaagcatctctctctctctctctctctctctctctctctctctctctctctctctcataataggCTTGACGCAATCCTGTACTATTCAATTTTTTGTATTCCTACATGCGACTTTAATTGTTTCAAGATACTTCTCAAATTTTCCGTAACTCAATTCAGGATATAAACTCTTTGGGGACTGCATGGCTCCTtcagtaggttttttttttttttttccgttggcCTAATTCGGAACcctccctttacacacacacacacacacacacacacacacacacacacacattgaccgCCTGGTGCTTTCCTCTGCCGCGTGACAGAATGAGGACGGTCGTCACCAGCTGGCTTCTCAGTCCTACACAGTCTGCATCAGGACCAGGGAAGGTTTCTGTGGCATCAAGTACATGGCTGAACACTTTTCCCTCACTGAAGATGCTGCAAATCCTcgtgagtagtagtagcagtggtgatagCGATGGGGATGGTAGAAGGAGGAATGGTTTATTTCGCAGTCGGGGGTTCATATTTTGGTAACTTTTctttgaagtctctctctccatcatatcTATATCTTTCCTGTAATACGGTGACCAGAAGTGAACACAGTATTCAGGATGAGGTCGGACAAGCACATTAAACAATGAGATCCCTTTCTGACTTGAATTAAAAAAGTCCTCCTATTAAAcccaagaggagaaggaggacgaaggatGATGTGATAATATAATCACCATTCAGTTATTAGCACTGAATTTCATTCCtatctttcatttaatttcccaTCTCAGTATTCATTAACTTTTTGTTTATTCCTtacagaggagaagaagggagacaaTGACTGTAAGGAAGACTTCATTCTGGTGCCAAGACTGGATAGGGATGGCAAAGTCACGGAGCCTGACAGATACTGTGGTAGCAAACTGGAGGACATCacttgtaagtgtgtgtgtgtgtgtgtgtgtgtgtgtgtgtgtgtgttcataaaaGGGTTTCTGGCCAAATAAATGGATTTACAAGTGCTTTCTTAATTCTAGTGGTAGATTGATATATCAAATAAAGATTATGGATTTTAATGAGCTTTTACGGAAATCATTGGgattttaaagatattttcatAATTCTAGAGGTAGTTTGATAAGGATTTGCTGTATTTTGATGCTTGTTGATGGAAGTTATTCAAGGTGTTTTCCAGATTCTAGTGCTAGTTAGATAACGATTATTCATTTTAATGAattctattatcttttttcatcttttccttgtcattttctccttttcattccatcCCATCGTGTCCTTTTCTCACTCCTCACCTTTACTCCTtcaatccctctctcccttcctcccactctcactccttccttcctcttttcttcttatttcctctccacCTGGCAGCGTACTCCAAGCCCTTCGAGTTGCGGTTCATTACTAACTCCGAGGAGACCAGCAACGAGAAGAACAACAGAGGTTTCTCCATTAGGTACACACAGGTACCCTGCTGAACGCCACGTTCCACTGACCTGCTCCTCTCATTTGTGGATTGTTGCTTCACCTTTCAACCAAAGATTCAATCAAGGTTATTCAACCTCCTTGGGTTCAGTTGATCAAACCTCCTCGGGTTCAGTTGATCAAACCTCCTCGCATTCCACTCTGCTCATTGAAATTCATTACCTGCAGCGGAGGACTCTTTCATTACctgtcttatttcattttttttttttattattattttgtaaacaTGTGATAAGAAAATCAAATGCGACAATCATTTAATTCAATAATCTACTGAattatttaactatttttttcttgttttagaatcattaatttttttgtacATATGACGAGATTCAAactcagtgttattattatcattatcattactactatccttgttgttttgttgttgttgttgttgttgttgtcgctgctATGTACTCACTTGTTAttaatgttcacacacacacacacacacacacacacacacacaatatatatgtatatatatatatatatatatatatatatatatatatatatatatatatatatatatatatatatatatatatatatatgtaaacttgtgtaaaagatatataaataaatgtattgattaacttattgtttttttttattgtgtggtaaaagtatcactgtgtgtgtgtgtgtgtgtgtgtgtgtgtgtaattcacctcggtcgcctcatggtcacccagccagtcttccccattacggagcgagctcagagctcatagactgagaccacatcaacacacaacacacaccgggaaagcgataccacaacctctcgagttacatcccgtacctatttactgctaggtgaacaggggccacacattaagaggcttgcccatttgcctcgccgcttaccgggactcgaacccgggcctctcgacgCAATGTTCCCGGAACCCACCGCAAGGTGGCACTACACGACGAAAGCTTTGATGGAACACAACAGAATAGTTTAGTACAGATTTGCCTGGTAATGATGCGGGACATCTAATTTTCTGTGATGCAGTCATTCTGTCGAGGTTGTACCGCATGGAATACCTTGGAACGGCctcaaaattgaaggaaaccaTGAGAAATATACGTACCAGCATTGttttaggcaaaaaaaaaagtggcatttaatcgaaaaggcataagatcttgatcttgatgctgcAGGTGACGCAAAATTTCTtcgagtcaggcctttgtatcggcagcacctgtagggaaaataagagagaaaaaaaaaagcaatcaccatctttcacaccactagttcctgcatctagcacgccacattctctccaggaactcttttacagcctcaatcatcctttcattcgtctccccacagagtcccagcagcaccaccatccattcccttcctgtcatctccactctgtcatgccccagctccctcagcaccacttgcatcatctcatacctgtctctggcataggctacttcacacactccagcaccacatgctccaccgtctcatcctctcccacgtcacacatctggcacactttgctgcgggactcagaccatctataattccttgcattcacatccatgcactgtgccctagctcggaagagaaggtctccccacccaggcttccatcataccacttttcatactttgggccctctttctctctataccattccaaggtactcttttgttcaatcctattcctccagtcactcagtcccacacctttcactactctgtctatctcactcctccacttccttacaccccattctctaccctctccatttctaactatcatactccagtccttctctaagtgccttccttctacctgctgaaaagcccaactagctattagaccactcttcaccaccatcctgacacactttttcccccacttgctactcctgacattccacagaaacacttttctcactattctagcatcattcattcgctctaacctagccttataccgtAGGGTAgcttttacatacctttctctaaaagtgctccaacccatgtctcccctaagagcctctactgctgcatatctaggtgcattaagtgccattcttgcaactctattctgccctatttctaacttttctagttcactttcattccatgcaatcacatccataccatacatgatactcggaacagccacgctcttccaaacttctcgcagcacgtcatatttactcgctctcatccttgctgcacttcctagccgacctacccactgactcaccatgcttatcttctcattctttgtcttcacgcagccaaccggacacatccacatccccaggtacttgtattcatctgtctgttgcatCTCGTTCTTACCTAGTCTCCACActgagttcctctcatcctctgacgtCATAAGTgattttgatcttgatcttgatgttacaggccaaaacatgtggatatttgagttatttttgacgtatttgtacatcatgaataatgtttgatgatgaatggacgaagtattagtgacatgggcatctaaaatagtgaaagaaatgttatataatgtatatgcgaATACTGCGATGATATATTCCTTGGGTGTGACGTAGCGAGGTATCAGACTTTTCAGAGTACGATACAACAAGAGGTGGTGAGTTGCTGGGGACGAGGaagtgtatgagtgtcaggaagggaaacccaagatgtattagactaagaggTGAACGCACTTCAGTCTTGAAATCATTGACGTAGCGCGGGAGGCTTTTAAAACCCAGAATCGTGACGTCAGCATGTCAACCAGCTATGACAGATTTTAATTGTGGAATATAGGTGTTccgcatatttcttttatttgagtggTTATCTTTTAGGATCTTGGTTACTAAGTTTAGTAGATATAATGCCACTAACTGTATTTTACGTTTCTTAGTGATTTGCAAGAAAATATGGGGAtatgccaccacctctaccatacGTTTTAATTTAAACTACCACCACATACTTACAATATTTGCACCTCCAACTTAGTATTAGCTTCACCAGCATCTACTGTGATCGTTTCACAAGCATAGCACataccacttactttactagaaccactaccataccacattcttcactagaaccaagatgtattagactagaaccaccaccacttactttactagaacctagtattaccaccaccaccacttatttactacaaacaccaccaccacttacaaaatACACAGTTTCTTACCTTTAAATGCTGGTGGATGGCCGATTCCCTGGCATCTGTGTCCTCGTGATGGCAGATTCTGATCAGGAATTGCATCCTGTTTTAAATTTCTCACAGTTCGTGGAACCGACAAATTTAAAAGTTCGTACTTCAGATTTCGTTCAATCTGGGCTGAACTAAAATGTCGTTCACAAACCACAGCATACTTAATATCAATATGGTCTGAACGGAAACACTTATGGATCCACTGTCTAGCAAGGTTATCATTAGATGGGAATTTATGGTATCTTAGGTTGCTGTCCTTACCAGGTGTACATCCAAATACAACGCACACTCTTGCTTTACCCATTTAACTATTAATATCGTAATACAAAGCCCATGAAAAGTACACAATTGATGAATCTGCCACACGTGAACACACTACCACAACACTAGACGTAAACAATGCACATGGTGACGTCAGCGGTTCCAATAATGCCGAAATGCGTTCACCTCTTAATACATCTTGGGGAGACCTATTTGGCGGGGTGACGCGGAAACGGATCACCTAATAGTATCGCAGCCACACCTGCGCCGCTCATGCATCTAGACGAGAGCAAGGCTGGAAACCAGATCAGGGAAactccactacactacaccgggggagagagtgaaaaaaaaaaaaagaataaataaataaaagttggcgttaatttttgttatgtggcgcttttgagttttattttattgttattatcattattattattattattattattattattattattattattattattattattattgttgttgttgttgttactattattattatgtaaaagattggaatgcaaagcattccaatcttttacaCTGGTAAAACTGCCGCTTCCCCCTGGACAATACCTGTACTCGTACATGCATCAGGTTTGAAATACTCTTTCAAAACTTGCTGTTGTGTATGGAAACTAAACCTTTGTCCGCCAACAAACAATACCATTAAAAAAATACAGCCTAATTTCAAACTGCAATTAGTATTGCCTCCTGCTAAAATTTCTTAAATACTTTCACGAATTTCGAAGAACTTCTGATATATCAGTTGCCTAGCCTATctcgtttgttttccttttcaatccACTCGTTCATCTGAATATATTAATTTTCGCTGCGCCGAACTTCCTTTCGTCTATTTTCTTCAGTTGTGCTGCTTTTATAGACTAGACTATTCAGAATATACCAAAGTAAGCCATAGTATTTCACAGACAATTTCTTCTACTTGGTTGACTGGTCAGACCAACATGGTAACCTGCCAGTAAACCAAGTGAGTAAACAATGACGAGTGAAAAATGCCTGCCGAGGGTTTTAGCCATACAGTCTCCTTTCCAAAACGCTGTGACTAAGTCTTGCACTCTTTTATACTTGGTTGACTGTTGTCACAGTGTTGTGCTCATAGTATCCGATATCTCTCGTCTACACCATTGTATATTCCTGGTAGGGAGCAAGGGACACGGGTGGCGAGACAGGTGACAAAAACATATCTGAAGTAAATTCTTGTCTACAATACTACATGTACGTTCTCTAAGAACGATTAaccaggtgaaaaaaaaaaaaaactgtagctaCACTATCCGGGCTGTCTTTCTTGTCAAAAACTAAGTGAGAGAACTATACCATCATAAGTACTCTTCTTGTCTACATAGCTGTACTCTCCTGGTAGTGGTAGGACACTAAAGATAGCTAAGGAGACGAGAAAACCTCAACATCCAATGGAAATGTTTGACTGTGACACTAAAGATAGCTAAGGAGACGAGAAAACCTCAACATCCAATGTAAATGTTTGACTGTAACATCGTATTTTGAAATTACCATAATATCTTaagtatctttcttttctataacattacattttctttattaagttGCTGAAAATGACTAATCAGGCGAAAAAACCGCAGTAACCAGGTaagagagcgagaaagagatCCCATCCTTGCCGAAAGTTTGAAGCAGCCAGTGTTCCcgccaggtgaggtgaggctgagCATTGTGGGAATATCAAGACTCTTTCCGGCCACAGAAAACAACATGGTAAGTAGTGGTGGATCTCCTCGCCTAACTTATCGAAATATTAGCCTCTGAGGGGCACACCATGCATAAAGAGTGGATGAGCGGGTACAGGAACAAGGGTGGAGTGCGTGGCGGGGTGGCTGGTGTAGTGGAGCAGCCCCAtggaggtgtggaggaggtgtttgtggtgtacgcgtggtgatggtggtgacatgtGGTGACGAGATGAAGCAGACATGCACTAGTACCTTACAGCCGCACCTTAGACGGTACACCTTTATGCAGCCTCAGAGGTACAggtggagtgaatgaatgattggtgtgtggggaaggaatGTGTTTTGGGGTCCACGTGAAGCAATGTTCGGCATGTCGCGTCTCTTGAAGAGGAGCGGGTCTGTGGCATTCCCTTGTGTCAATGTTTCAGAGTTCTTTGGCTTGTGAATGGTATATAGGATGGGCCATATTACGATTGTTTATCATCAATGTGGTCATTCATTTACAATATTTTGTTTATGCTGAGAAGAAATTTTCAGTTAACTGACTCCCTGTGTTAGAGGAATTGGTGGctgtttttttcccctgtgTGAGTGAGTATTGCTGTTTTAGACTCTTGAATGTGGGTTAAGATGGATCTCAAAGCAGTGACGTTTAAGATTATGATAGTATGATAAATCATTGGTAGAAACgccctccagagagagagagagagaaagcattagtattctttttatttctatgtaaCTAGAATGGATTATATCAGAATTTATTGATTTCAATGATGGGAATATTCGTTATATTTTGATAATCTATTTGTTTCCAGACGGAATGGAATGATCAGTGATTAGGATTAAAAAATAGGGTGTGGACAGGTATTTATTGAATATTTTAACCTGACGTGAGTGTAATTTGGTGTctgttatttaattatatttacTAAAAATGCACAACTCCTCTAGATAGATATTGTCTTGATTTTAGGAAGGAATTATTTAGAATAACACTTTTTTATGGAAAagggaaaactgaccaaggatcacaaaaaaaaaaggcccgcttagttgccagtccccttacagatccGAAAGATTTAGCCAAAATgaagggataaatatcttgaaatctcctcttaaatgaagttaaatcataggaagttggaaatacagcagcagacagggagttctaGTTTACCAGAGATTGATATGGTTATGTGACAATCTTTCTCTTGCAGACAAAGGGTACCTCGTCATTTGGAAAGCGCCACAACAAGACACACACGCTGTGTCGGCGCTGTGGCCGCTCTTCCTATCACATCCAGAAGAAGAAATGTGCCCAGTGTGGGTACCCAAGCAAGAAGACCAGACGCTGTAAGTGTAGCTTGATTCTTGTGTGTTTGGGGATGTGGctgtgggtgtgttgtgtttgtgaatATGGCAGTAGTGTGTCTGGGGATGCAGCAGTAGTGTGGTAGGGAATGTGGctgtgggtgtgttgtgtttggggaTGTGGCAGTAGTGTGGTAGGGAATGTGGCCatgggtgtgttgtgtttggggaTGTGGCAGTAGTGTGGTAGGGAATGTGGctgtgggtgtgttgtgtttggagATGTGGCATTAGTGTGGTAGAGAATGTGGCCATGGGTATGTTGTGTTTGGGGATGTGGCAGTACTGTGGCAGGGAATGTGGCCatgggtgtgttgtgtttggggaTGTGGCAGTAGTGTGGTAGAGAATGTGGCCatgggtgtgttgtgtttgggggtgtgGCAGTAGTGTGGTAGAGAATGTGGCCATGGATGTGTTGTGTTTGGAGATGTGGCATTAGTGTGGTAGAGAATGTGGCCatgggtgtgttgtgtttggggaTGTGGCAGTAGTGTGGTAGGCAATGTGGCCATAGGTAATGTGGCAGTATAGGCAATGTGGCCATAGGTATGTTGTTTGGGGATGTGGCAGTAGTGTGGTAGGCAATGTGGCCATGGGTATGTTGTTTGGGGATGTGGCAGTAGTGTGGTAGGCAATGTGGCCATGGGTATGTTGTTTggggaagtggtggtagtatggTAGGCAATGTGGCCatgggtgtgttgtgtttgggggCAGCAGATAAGGAAGGTTAATGATGTGGCTTACCTAAGGGTGGGATGTATGGTATGTCTGGTCTGCCAGAACCGTACTTTGGGAGTGACGTTTTTGCTCTTGTATATTTAACATAAGTATACAATGGACATCAGTTTTGCATTATTAGGCTAGGCCTGTGAGTGCTGTTGATAATTaggatcacatttttttttctatgtacagGTGTGCAGACACTTTACTATTTCAAATTGTTTATGCACATCTCGAAAAGAGACAGCAATTgtaaattttttccttttaaaagaTTTCATTAAATTTTCAATCAATAAAAATGGCTAATGTGGTCtgaatatctatctatatatatatatatatatatatatatatatatatatatatatatatatatatatatatatatatatatatatatatatatatatatatatatatatatatatatatatatatatatatatatatatatatatatatatatatatatatatatataattactcccagtgaggtctaatagcactagttcaaggGGTGCTATGAACTTCCCATTTAAGCCAGCTGTGACTTCattgaacatttccctttgtttctcacacaacaagggggcagtcacagcctgcctttAAAAGAgacattatatatatactatatatatatatatatatatatatatatatatatatatatatatatatatatatatatatatatatgtgtgtgtgggtgtgggtgtgggtgtcggtgtctgataaaaaaaaaaaaaaacttagaaaaaaatgacTCCTTTACCATCCTTGTAGTCCCCTTCTAATTATGATCTATTTAACATGTTGGGGACTGGCACCACTGGGCTTTTTtatccccccctttttttttttttttccttggctggTCTTCCTTCTTatgtaaaaacacacacacacacacacacacacacacacacacacacacacacacacacacacacacacacacacacacacactggagccCATGACTTTGCATGGgtgtaataatgtaaaaacaaaaaaatttcaatattttttatttgtcttttcttttgtttgcttAAATAATGCTGAATGATATGTATTTTTGTCATTTACAGATAACTGGTCGGTGAAGGCCATCCGCAGGAAGACCACTGGCACTGGTCGCCTGCGTCACCTGAAAGTCGTGTACCGGCGGTTCAGGTCAGTGTGTGGTATATCTAGCAAGGACAGGTTGTGCAGTGTGCTTCAGAGGGGAATCTTATCACATATGAAGATCAGCCAATTTAAGATTACTATGGTGGGCTGGGACAGCTTGGGGCACTTGTGTTGGCAAACTGACTACCAATGTCAAGAATTGTTTTGATGGTTTGTTTTCATGTGACTGAataatttttcatattattcctTCATTGGTAGGgtgtgttgtaatagtagtagtagtagtagtagtagtagtagttgttcttTCCATGAGTGCTCTACCACCAGCTCAGTCCCTACCAAATATCTCTTCACAGCCAATTTGCCCCCTGCCCTCAGATTAAGTATGTTTTGGGTGGTGTGGCCAAGGGAATCACCAGGTCTCCTCACCATAGCTTCTGTTAACTGGTCGGGGGTTAGAGATCGGGGGGGAAAGCGGTAGTCTTTGTCTGACGGGAACacgtttggtggtggtgactgcgcTATCATtacctgcttgcttgcttgtcaTTTTTGGATAAGATTATTTTTTGTACTTAGTTTATGTACTGTGTGTTATGTATACACTGCGGAATAGGACTAAGGGAAACACGTACCCTTATATACAGGAGCGTGAATTATTAAAAGTAGATCGAACATATAGTTCTATGCGTGAAATTTTGGTGGTATGAATGTATCAGGTGTAgtaattcctttctcttccctggcAGGAATGGCTTCCGTGAAGGCACAAAGCCCCAGCCGAAGAAGACAACCGCGCAGTAAATGTTGctatcaataaagaaatattaaaacctttttttgtaattttcccttGGTCATGTGGTAGGGATGCAGCACACAGCTTTCCTGCTGTACTAAGCGTGTCCCGCGGTGAGGTAAGGCCGAGAAGAGAACAATGGAACATAGTGCAGTTAGCCCTCGTAGGGTTTTCTGTGGGCAGCCTTCACAGAAAACGTGGGAATCGATTGTTTTGATTAGATGCTGATAGATGGCAGCAGTAATGATCACCACCACTGGCTGTGTTTATGCCGAGATGTCATCCTCCATTAATGGCTAATACACTTCAGCAGGTGAGTAGGAGCGGCGAAGACAAGGGCGCGAGCAGACATGGCGGGCGGGAACGAGCAGAGGGCGGCGCGGCAGGAATGGGCGGCTGTGTGGATTTGTTTATCTTGTGgctttttgtttgtgtggtaAGCTTGTgtgcagcagcggcggcggcaggagggggaagggctGTAGTGCGAGGCCCTGCGTGGCACTGGCGAGGCACTGATCTGACTGAACTGTCTTGTCCAGGAGGCCGCGTTGCTGACCTGACCTCTCGTGGCCGTGTGAGGAGGGCGCGCGGGCCTGCTGGCGGCCTGGCCTCCCCTCCACCATGCAGCACCTACCGGAGATCCTGGAAGTAAGTGAAGGTTCTGCCCTCCCCTGATTACTCTTTCCTTTGTCCTGTAATGAGAAGCCTGCCGGCGGCGGTGCCTGGACGAGCCGTGACAAGGCCACA
The window above is part of the Portunus trituberculatus isolate SZX2019 chromosome 38, ASM1759143v1, whole genome shotgun sequence genome. Proteins encoded here:
- the LOC123514817 gene encoding probable 60S ribosomal protein L37-A; translation: MTKGTSSFGKRHNKTHTLCRRCGRSSYHIQKKKCAQCGYPSKKTRRYNWSVKAIRRKTTGTGRLRHLKVVYRRFRNGFREGTKPQPKKTTAQ